The Aggregatilinea lenta genome includes a region encoding these proteins:
- a CDS encoding acyl-CoA carboxylase subunit beta yields MSEDPRILELRAMRERTRLGGGADRIAAQHAKGKLTARERLDVLLDPGTFNELEPFITHQGDETGQVAEQYLGEGVITGYGQIDGRTVYVYAQDFTVYGGTLSEMQSRKICRVMDLALRNGTPIIGLIDSGGARIQEGVRSLGGYAEIFRRNAQYSGVIPQISVMLGPCAGGAAYSPALTDMIIMVRGQSFMFLTGPQVIKTVTGEDVDNEHLGGADVHAAISGTAHLAADSEHDALTLCRQTLSYLPSNNVENPPFFPPTDDPLRMDDALNSIVPIDPSVPYSMHEVIRRVVDEGSFLELQPDFARNAIVGLARIGGHSAGIIAQEPSIMAGVIDIDAADKITRFVRMCDCFNVPLVTFVDSPGFLPGVDQEHHGIIRHGAKVLYAYSEATVPKISVITRKAYGGAYVVMSSKYLGTDVNYAWPSAEIAVMGAEGAVNIMFGKQIKKAEDPDAERTRLAAEYRTRFNNPYHAASAGYVDDVIEPRETRVKLIASLTALHDKYSPAPPRKHGNIPV; encoded by the coding sequence ATGTCCGAAGATCCACGTATTCTAGAACTGCGCGCCATGCGCGAGCGCACCCGCCTGGGCGGCGGCGCCGACCGCATCGCGGCGCAGCACGCCAAGGGCAAGCTCACTGCCCGCGAGCGGCTCGACGTCCTGCTCGATCCCGGCACGTTCAATGAGCTGGAGCCGTTCATCACGCACCAGGGCGACGAAACGGGACAGGTCGCCGAGCAGTACCTGGGCGAAGGCGTCATCACCGGCTACGGCCAGATCGACGGGCGCACGGTCTACGTCTATGCGCAGGACTTCACGGTCTACGGCGGTACGCTCAGCGAGATGCAAAGCCGCAAGATCTGCCGCGTGATGGACCTTGCGCTGCGCAACGGCACGCCGATCATCGGTCTGATCGATTCCGGCGGCGCGCGTATTCAGGAAGGCGTGCGCAGCCTGGGCGGCTACGCGGAAATCTTCCGCCGCAACGCGCAATATTCCGGCGTCATCCCGCAGATCAGCGTCATGCTCGGCCCGTGCGCAGGCGGCGCGGCCTATTCGCCGGCCCTGACCGACATGATCATCATGGTGCGGGGGCAGTCGTTTATGTTCCTGACTGGCCCGCAGGTGATCAAGACTGTCACCGGTGAGGATGTGGACAACGAACACCTGGGCGGCGCGGATGTGCACGCGGCTATCAGCGGGACGGCGCACCTGGCCGCCGATTCCGAGCACGACGCGCTGACTTTGTGCCGCCAGACGCTGAGCTACCTGCCCTCCAACAACGTCGAAAATCCGCCGTTTTTCCCGCCCACAGACGATCCGCTGCGCATGGACGACGCGCTGAACAGCATCGTGCCGATTGACCCATCCGTGCCGTACAGCATGCACGAGGTCATCCGGCGTGTGGTGGATGAGGGATCGTTCCTGGAGCTTCAGCCGGACTTCGCGCGGAATGCCATCGTCGGGCTGGCGCGCATCGGCGGGCACAGTGCCGGGATCATTGCGCAGGAGCCGAGCATCATGGCGGGCGTGATCGACATCGACGCCGCCGACAAGATCACACGCTTCGTGCGCATGTGCGACTGCTTCAACGTGCCGCTGGTCACCTTCGTGGACTCGCCCGGCTTCCTGCCCGGTGTGGATCAGGAGCACCACGGCATCATCCGCCACGGCGCGAAGGTGCTCTACGCCTACTCCGAGGCAACCGTGCCCAAGATCAGCGTGATCACCCGCAAAGCCTACGGCGGCGCGTACGTGGTCATGAGCAGCAAGTACCTGGGCACGGACGTGAACTACGCGTGGCCCAGCGCCGAGATCGCGGTGATGGGCGCGGAGGGCGCGGTCAACATCATGTTCGGCAAGCAGATCAAAAAGGCCGAAGACCCCGACGCCGAGCGCACCCGGCTGGCCGCGGAATATCGCACGCGCTTCAACAACCCTTACCACGCCGCCAGCGCGGGCTATGTGGACGATGTCATCGAGCCGCGCGAGACGCGTGTCAAGCTGATTGCCTCGCTGACCGCGCTGCACGACAAATATTCGCCCGCGCCGCCGCGCAAGCACGGCAACATCCCGGTGTAG
- a CDS encoding response regulator: protein MNTLGTIILLVEDNADDELLTLRALKKSNLGNEIVVARDGVEALDYLFGTGKYMGRNPGERPNLILLDLKLPRINGLEVLERIRSDAQTRLLPVVILTSSVEQEDLLRSYSLGANSYIRKPVDFNQFIRSIQDLGLYWLVLNQPPPPV from the coding sequence ATGAACACATTGGGAACCATCATTCTATTGGTGGAGGATAATGCCGACGACGAGTTGCTCACGCTGCGCGCCTTGAAGAAGAGCAATCTCGGTAACGAAATCGTCGTCGCGCGGGACGGAGTCGAGGCCCTGGACTATCTCTTCGGAACGGGGAAGTATATGGGACGCAATCCGGGCGAGAGACCCAACCTGATCCTGCTGGATCTGAAACTACCCAGAATCAACGGGCTGGAAGTGCTGGAGCGCATCCGCAGCGACGCGCAAACCCGGCTGCTGCCAGTCGTCATTCTGACGTCCTCGGTCGAGCAGGAGGACCTGCTCCGCAGTTATTCGCTGGGCGCCAACAGCTACATCCGCAAGCCCGTCGACTTCAACCAGTTCATACGGTCCATCCAGGATCTGGGGCTGTACTGGCTCGTCCTGAACCAGCCGCCGCCGCCCGTCTGA
- a CDS encoding putative quinol monooxygenase, with product MYIVHVHVHVKPDAIEAFRAASLDNARHSVQEPGIARFDVIQQADDPTRFVLVEVYRAPDDPAHHRETAHYQRWAEAVKDLMVEPRSKVVYDNVYPTDEGW from the coding sequence ATGTATATTGTTCATGTCCACGTCCACGTGAAACCGGACGCGATTGAGGCGTTCCGCGCCGCCAGCCTCGACAATGCTCGCCACAGCGTGCAGGAGCCGGGCATCGCCCGCTTCGACGTGATACAGCAGGCCGACGACCCGACGCGCTTCGTGCTGGTCGAGGTCTACCGAGCACCGGACGACCCCGCCCATCACCGCGAGACGGCGCATTACCAGCGCTGGGCGGAGGCAGTCAAGGACCTGATGGTCGAGCCGCGCAGCAAGGTCGTCTACGACAACGTGTACCCCACCGACGAGGGATGGTAG
- a CDS encoding LON peptidase substrate-binding domain-containing protein gives MEKMLDIPLFPLNTVLFPGTPISLHIFEPRYKDMVQWCLDHELPFGVVLIEEGREALGPLAKPHPVGCTAQISEVEHLPDGRLNVLAVGMDRFQIHSLAFEHDYLTGTVELLPLYSEDLVTVEQAGTRLRPWVERYLSVLASAADEAEFDVDDLPDDPLALGYLAAALVQIPPDEKQPLLATAEAGELLTNMRGIYRREVALLSAMLEREKGQEMGIFSRN, from the coding sequence ATGGAAAAGATGTTGGACATCCCGCTTTTCCCGTTAAACACGGTGCTGTTCCCCGGAACCCCTATCAGCCTGCACATCTTTGAGCCGCGCTACAAGGACATGGTCCAGTGGTGTCTCGATCATGAGCTGCCGTTTGGCGTGGTGCTGATCGAAGAAGGCCGCGAGGCGCTTGGTCCGCTGGCCAAGCCGCACCCCGTCGGGTGCACGGCCCAGATCAGCGAGGTGGAGCACCTGCCCGATGGACGGTTGAACGTGCTGGCGGTTGGCATGGATCGTTTCCAGATCCATTCGCTCGCGTTCGAGCACGACTACCTGACCGGCACGGTCGAGCTGCTGCCGCTGTACAGCGAGGATCTCGTGACGGTCGAGCAAGCTGGAACGCGGCTGCGTCCGTGGGTGGAGCGGTACCTGTCGGTGTTGGCCTCTGCCGCCGACGAAGCCGAGTTTGACGTGGACGACCTGCCGGACGATCCGCTGGCTCTGGGTTACCTGGCCGCAGCGCTGGTGCAGATCCCGCCGGACGAGAAGCAGCCGCTGCTGGCGACCGCAGAAGCAGGGGAGCTGCTGACGAATATGCGCGGCATTTACCGCCGTGAGGTCGCGCTGTTGAGCGCGATGCTGGAGCGCGAAAAGGGCCAGGAGATGGGCATCTTCTCGCGGAACTGA
- a CDS encoding ABC transporter permease — protein MARFILRRLVFFVLTLFITSVLVFALTRVLPGDVARVLLGREASEEAVQAKRAELGLDKPLVVQYVSWAGDFVTGDWGTTYSTPRENIRDLVFQRAGNSARLAFLTLLIAVPLSLTLGVVAGLSEGKLADSAISVLTLSVVSLPEFVTGLFLINTVALGWQDNPIAEKLGWFPASSAIRADASLREALPAMWLPAVAATLVLLAYIVRLVRAGVIEEMKKGYVRTAVLKGLPYRVVVVKHVLRNALIPTVTVIATSTGWLISGMVVIESVFSYPGLGRLLINNAINNRDLPLIQAIVMLTVAVILVANFTADLLYALLNPRIQLE, from the coding sequence ATGGCTCGCTTCATCCTGCGGCGATTAGTGTTCTTCGTGCTGACGCTGTTCATCACGTCCGTACTGGTGTTCGCCCTGACGCGCGTGCTGCCCGGCGACGTGGCGCGCGTGCTGCTGGGCCGTGAAGCCAGCGAAGAAGCGGTGCAGGCCAAGCGTGCGGAACTGGGGTTAGATAAGCCACTGGTCGTGCAGTACGTCAGCTGGGCGGGCGACTTCGTCACGGGCGACTGGGGCACGACCTACTCCACCCCGCGCGAGAACATCCGCGATCTGGTCTTCCAGCGCGCCGGGAACTCCGCGCGGCTGGCGTTCCTCACGCTGTTGATCGCGGTGCCGCTGTCACTCACGCTCGGCGTCGTAGCCGGGCTGTCCGAAGGCAAGCTGGCCGACAGTGCGATATCGGTGCTCACGCTGTCGGTGGTCAGTCTGCCGGAGTTTGTCACTGGCTTGTTTCTGATCAACACGGTGGCGCTCGGCTGGCAGGACAACCCGATCGCGGAAAAACTCGGCTGGTTCCCGGCCAGCTCCGCCATCCGCGCGGATGCGTCCCTGCGCGAGGCGCTGCCCGCGATGTGGCTGCCCGCCGTCGCCGCGACGCTGGTGCTGCTGGCCTACATCGTGCGGCTGGTGCGCGCGGGCGTGATCGAGGAGATGAAAAAAGGATACGTGCGTACGGCGGTACTCAAGGGCCTGCCCTACCGCGTGGTGGTGGTCAAGCACGTGCTGCGCAACGCACTGATCCCGACCGTGACCGTCATCGCGACCAGTACCGGCTGGCTGATCAGCGGCATGGTCGTGATCGAGTCTGTGTTCAGTTATCCTGGTCTGGGCCGCCTGCTGATCAACAACGCGATCAACAACCGGGACCTGCCGCTGATCCAGGCCATCGTCATGCTAACCGTGGCCGTGATCCTGGTCGCCAACTTCACGGCGGACTTGCTCTACGCCCTGCTCAATCCGCGCATTCAGTTGGAGTAG
- a CDS encoding dipeptide ABC transporter ATP-binding protein has protein sequence MAHYNGSDPVLRVENLSISYKVGRRWIGAVRGFQVEVRPGQIYGIVGESGSGKSTAAAGIMRYLPANGRIGPDSRVEFMGEDLAPKSRRTMESIWGAQMGLVPQDPAGALNPSIRVGEQVAEILRRHAGMDRAAARERTVEMFRRAQLADPETLLGRYPHELSGGMQQRVLIAMALATSPRLLILDEPTTALDVTTEAVILDLVRNLIAAEGAGAIYVTHNLGVVAQLCERVAVLYAGEVMEDATVAELFTAPRHPYTIGLLNSIPRLGQTKRDAALQAIAGRPPSLAELPQGCVYAPRCPLAIEICRTKPPLEAPAEGRLVRCHRWQEIASSEISVRERAEAGIDDAAPVAGDREPLLEVTELTKHFEIRSSLMDTLRGEHPAPVRAVDGVNLGIQKGRTLGLVGESGSGKTTLARVVIGLTDRTSGEIELMGIDVPGTVRERDKTILAQIQMVFQNPQNSLNPYLTVGQALRRPLLKLAKVRQDAVDAEIRRLLTEVNLRPEYADRYPGELSGGEKQRVAIARAFASNPALILCDEPISSLDVSVQAAVLNLLARLQAEHDTSYLFISHDLAVVGYLADYLVVMYLGVIYEVGYGSDLFRPPYHPYTEALVSAIPRPNPDAQPARVRLSGDIPSPRDIPTGCRFHTRCPHKVGEICEHEEPPWRDDGSGHFIRCHRELWDLAERQQATRIEEEG, from the coding sequence ATGGCTCACTATAACGGGAGTGATCCGGTCCTGCGCGTCGAGAACCTGTCGATCAGCTACAAGGTCGGCAGGCGCTGGATTGGGGCCGTGCGCGGCTTCCAGGTCGAGGTGCGCCCCGGCCAGATTTACGGCATCGTGGGCGAGTCCGGCTCCGGCAAATCGACCGCCGCCGCCGGGATCATGCGCTACCTGCCCGCCAACGGGCGCATCGGGCCGGACAGTCGGGTCGAGTTTATGGGCGAGGATCTGGCCCCCAAGTCGCGCCGGACGATGGAGTCGATTTGGGGCGCGCAGATGGGGCTGGTGCCCCAGGACCCCGCCGGGGCGCTGAACCCGTCGATTCGCGTCGGGGAGCAGGTGGCCGAGATCCTGCGCCGCCACGCGGGCATGGACCGCGCCGCCGCCCGCGAACGCACGGTAGAGATGTTCCGCCGCGCGCAACTGGCCGATCCGGAAACGCTGTTGGGGCGCTACCCGCACGAGTTGAGCGGCGGCATGCAGCAGCGCGTGCTGATCGCGATGGCGTTGGCGACCTCTCCCCGCCTGCTGATCCTCGACGAGCCGACGACTGCGCTCGACGTGACCACTGAGGCCGTGATCCTGGATCTGGTGCGCAACCTCATCGCCGCCGAGGGCGCAGGCGCGATCTACGTCACGCATAACCTGGGCGTCGTCGCGCAGTTATGCGAGCGCGTCGCGGTGCTCTACGCGGGCGAGGTCATGGAAGACGCCACCGTCGCGGAATTGTTCACCGCGCCGCGCCACCCGTACACGATCGGGCTGCTGAACAGCATCCCGCGCCTGGGTCAGACCAAGCGCGACGCCGCACTACAGGCTATCGCGGGCCGCCCGCCGTCGCTGGCGGAGCTGCCGCAGGGTTGCGTCTATGCGCCACGCTGCCCACTCGCGATCGAGATTTGCCGCACCAAGCCGCCACTCGAAGCGCCCGCCGAAGGCCGTCTGGTGCGCTGCCACCGCTGGCAAGAGATCGCAAGCAGCGAGATCAGCGTGCGCGAACGCGCCGAGGCCGGGATCGACGATGCGGCCCCGGTCGCCGGGGACCGCGAGCCACTACTGGAAGTGACTGAGCTTACCAAGCACTTCGAGATCCGGAGCAGCCTGATGGACACGCTGCGCGGCGAGCATCCGGCCCCGGTCCGCGCTGTGGACGGGGTCAACCTGGGCATCCAGAAGGGTCGCACGCTGGGGCTGGTGGGCGAAAGCGGCAGCGGCAAGACGACGCTTGCCCGCGTGGTAATCGGCCTGACCGACCGCACCAGCGGCGAGATCGAGCTGATGGGCATCGACGTGCCGGGTACCGTCCGCGAGCGTGATAAGACGATCCTCGCGCAGATCCAGATGGTGTTCCAGAACCCGCAGAACTCGCTGAACCCGTACCTGACCGTCGGGCAGGCGCTGCGCCGCCCGCTGCTCAAGCTGGCGAAAGTTCGGCAGGACGCGGTCGATGCGGAGATCCGCCGCCTGCTAACCGAGGTCAACCTGCGGCCCGAATACGCCGACCGCTACCCCGGCGAGTTGAGCGGCGGCGAAAAGCAGCGCGTCGCGATCGCGCGCGCCTTCGCGTCTAACCCCGCGCTGATCCTGTGCGACGAGCCAATCTCGTCGTTGGACGTGTCGGTGCAGGCCGCCGTGCTGAACCTGCTGGCCCGGCTGCAAGCGGAGCACGATACGTCGTACCTGTTCATCTCGCACGACCTGGCGGTAGTGGGCTACCTGGCGGATTACCTCGTGGTGATGTACCTGGGCGTGATCTACGAGGTCGGCTACGGCAGCGACCTGTTCCGCCCGCCATATCACCCCTATACCGAGGCGCTCGTGTCCGCCATCCCGCGCCCCAACCCCGACGCCCAGCCCGCCCGCGTGCGTCTGAGCGGCGACATCCCCAGCCCGCGCGACATTCCGACCGGCTGCCGCTTCCATACGCGCTGTCCGCACAAGGTCGGCGAGATCTGCGAGCACGAAGAGCCGCCCTGGCGCGACGATGGCAGCGGGCACTTCATCCGCTGTCACCGCGAGCTGTGGGATCTGGCCGAGCGCCAACAGGCGACGCGCATCGAAGAGGAAGGCTGA
- a CDS encoding sensor histidine kinase — protein MSTSALLDLIIQVLFIALAAFAVVDFHRHRDRIRRDVAVLFGLLAVPFLVPVVERISGQDFPVVVDYVAISALIAEPYALLRVVKYLRSTSVPMMRLARWGMIASIAVVIVYGSSVPTVPTLAVQAYFVGLNIYAMVAFVRGALGTQGVVRQRVRFAAAGSGLLALTLFVIIVGENSFGQVLALVCAIAFYVGFTPPRGLRRMWQFTETGEYLAQLSSKPIDERLNLETATIDLCQAASRAVGGMAAGIVRKDAASAQWEWIYTDGALDRLPLAEAGILGRAWTTGTPDFLRASDPLAAGDRQLLASARADTLLATPIIITDTTWGLLLVFLQYGSMFIEDDLYCVTLLVQQNAIFLANSMLVDRLRNLNAELAIQANQLAAANRELEAFSYSVSHDLRAPLRALNGFSQALEEDYAGQLDGDGRMYLERIRASSQHMGQLIDDLIELSRLSRNEMRHEQVDLSTLARQIEAELREQDPGHEVEFEVEDGLVVTGDARLLRAMLSNLLGNAWKYTGHQAAPRVEFGATEYGGQQAFFVRDNGAGFDMAYADKLFGVFQRLHTSSEFPGNGIGLATVQRVVNRHGGRVWAEAAVNQGATFYFSL, from the coding sequence ATGAGCACGTCCGCCCTCTTAGATCTCATCATCCAGGTACTCTTCATTGCGCTCGCCGCCTTCGCAGTCGTCGACTTCCACCGCCACAGGGACAGGATACGGCGCGATGTCGCCGTGCTATTCGGCCTGCTCGCTGTGCCCTTCCTGGTTCCCGTCGTCGAACGCATCAGCGGTCAGGACTTCCCCGTCGTGGTGGACTACGTCGCCATCAGTGCGCTGATCGCGGAACCCTACGCGCTGCTGCGCGTCGTCAAATACTTACGCTCGACCTCCGTCCCGATGATGCGGTTGGCGCGGTGGGGCATGATCGCGTCTATCGCCGTGGTCATCGTGTACGGGTCTTCCGTTCCGACTGTACCCACCCTGGCCGTTCAGGCATATTTCGTCGGCCTCAATATCTATGCGATGGTCGCCTTCGTGCGCGGCGCTTTAGGGACCCAGGGGGTAGTCCGCCAGCGTGTACGCTTCGCCGCCGCCGGGTCCGGGCTGCTCGCGCTAACTTTGTTCGTCATCATCGTGGGGGAAAACTCGTTTGGGCAGGTGCTGGCCCTCGTCTGCGCGATCGCGTTTTACGTTGGCTTCACGCCCCCGCGCGGGCTGCGCCGTATGTGGCAGTTCACCGAGACGGGCGAATACCTGGCGCAGTTGAGCAGCAAGCCGATCGACGAGCGGCTGAACCTGGAAACAGCCACCATCGACCTGTGCCAGGCCGCCAGCCGGGCCGTCGGGGGAATGGCGGCGGGCATCGTGCGCAAAGACGCCGCCAGCGCGCAATGGGAATGGATTTATACGGACGGCGCGCTGGATCGCCTGCCGCTGGCCGAAGCCGGAATTCTGGGGCGGGCCTGGACCACCGGCACGCCAGACTTTCTCCGCGCCTCGGATCCTCTGGCGGCGGGCGACCGCCAACTGCTTGCGTCCGCCCGCGCGGATACCCTACTGGCGACGCCGATCATCATCACCGACACCACATGGGGCCTGCTGCTGGTCTTTCTCCAATACGGCTCGATGTTCATTGAGGACGACCTGTACTGCGTGACCCTACTGGTTCAGCAAAACGCGATCTTCCTGGCGAACAGCATGCTGGTGGACCGGCTGCGCAACCTCAACGCGGAACTGGCGATCCAGGCCAACCAGCTGGCGGCGGCGAACCGGGAGCTAGAAGCCTTCAGCTATTCGGTCTCCCACGACCTCCGCGCGCCCCTGCGCGCGCTGAACGGCTTTAGCCAGGCTCTGGAAGAAGATTACGCCGGGCAGTTGGACGGCGACGGCAGGATGTACCTGGAACGCATCCGCGCCAGCAGCCAGCATATGGGCCAGTTGATCGACGACCTGATCGAGCTGTCGCGCCTGTCGCGCAACGAGATGCGGCACGAGCAGGTCGACCTGAGCACGCTGGCCCGCCAGATCGAAGCCGAGCTGCGCGAGCAAGATCCCGGGCACGAAGTGGAATTCGAGGTCGAAGACGGACTGGTCGTCACGGGCGATGCGCGCCTGCTGCGCGCGATGCTGAGCAACCTGCTCGGCAACGCCTGGAAATACACGGGTCACCAGGCCGCACCGCGCGTCGAGTTCGGCGCGACCGAATACGGCGGCCAGCAGGCTTTCTTCGTCCGCGACAACGGCGCGGGCTTCGACATGGCCTACGCCGACAAGCTGTTCGGCGTCTTCCAGCGCCTGCACACCTCGAGCGAGTTTCCGGGCAATGGGATCGGGCTGGCGACGGTGCAGCGGGTCGTCAACCGGCACGGCGGTCGGGTGTGGGCCGAGGCCGCCGTGAATCAGGGTGCTACGTTTTATTTTTCGCTCTGA
- a CDS encoding iron-containing alcohol dehydrogenase, which produces MRFEFATAGRIVFGPGMLKEAGPLAATLGRRAFVVTGANVDRAQPLLNTLVAAGLTTAVFPVSGEPTTHLAQDGADAARAFGAELVIGFGGGSALDAGKAIAALVRNTDPLLDYLEVIGRGQPMTEPSVPMLAIPTTAGTGTEVTRNAVLASPEHRVKVSLRSASMLPAIALVDPELTHSVPPDVTAYTGLDTLTQIIEPLLSVKRNPLADALARQGLLRAAGSLQQAYEAGDPAAREQMALASLCGGLAMANAGLGAVHGFAGPFGGMFDAPHGAVCAAFLPHVMQANVDAIRARAADTDLPARLNEIAQNLTGDPTASAEDGVQWVRDLCAVLHIPPLRTYGITPADFPTLVEKGRAANSMKGNPLVLTDSELIGIVKAAY; this is translated from the coding sequence ATGCGCTTCGAATTCGCCACTGCCGGGCGCATCGTCTTTGGCCCCGGCATGCTGAAGGAAGCGGGTCCGCTAGCTGCCACGCTCGGACGCCGCGCGTTTGTCGTGACCGGCGCAAATGTAGATCGTGCCCAGCCGCTGCTGAATACGCTGGTCGCGGCGGGCCTGACCACAGCCGTGTTCCCGGTCAGCGGCGAACCGACCACACATCTGGCGCAAGACGGCGCGGACGCGGCGCGTGCATTTGGCGCGGAGCTGGTCATCGGCTTCGGCGGCGGCAGTGCGCTCGACGCGGGCAAAGCGATCGCCGCGCTGGTGCGCAACACGGATCCGTTGCTGGACTATCTGGAAGTAATCGGGCGCGGCCAACCGATGACCGAGCCGTCCGTGCCAATGCTGGCAATCCCGACCACCGCCGGGACGGGCACGGAAGTCACGCGCAACGCGGTTCTCGCCTCGCCGGAGCACCGCGTCAAGGTCAGCCTGCGCAGCGCGTCGATGCTGCCTGCCATTGCGCTGGTCGATCCTGAGCTGACGCACAGCGTGCCGCCGGATGTGACCGCCTATACCGGTCTGGACACGCTGACGCAGATCATCGAGCCACTGCTGTCCGTCAAGCGCAACCCACTGGCCGACGCGCTTGCCCGCCAAGGGCTGCTCCGTGCCGCCGGGTCGCTGCAACAGGCGTACGAGGCGGGCGATCCCGCCGCGCGGGAACAGATGGCGCTGGCGTCGCTGTGCGGCGGGCTGGCGATGGCGAACGCGGGTCTGGGCGCGGTGCACGGCTTCGCGGGGCCGTTCGGCGGCATGTTCGACGCGCCGCACGGCGCGGTCTGCGCGGCGTTCCTGCCGCATGTGATGCAGGCCAACGTGGACGCGATCCGAGCGCGGGCCGCCGACACGGATCTTCCGGCCCGCCTGAACGAGATCGCGCAGAACCTAACCGGCGACCCGACCGCCTCCGCCGAGGACGGCGTGCAGTGGGTCCGCGACCTGTGCGCGGTGCTGCACATCCCGCCGCTGCGGACGTATGGCATAACCCCGGCGGACTTCCCCACCCTGGTCGAGAAGGGCCGCGCGGCCAACTCGATGAAGGGCAACCCGCTGGTGCTCACCGACTCTGAACTGATCGGCATCGTGAAAGCAGCCTATTGA
- a CDS encoding DMT family transporter — MKRWQADLALAFVALIWGSTFVIVKNALDTVGPLTYVAWRFWLASILLVALFSRRLRGIRREEILAGGLIGVWLALGYLFQTVGLKTTTSAKAGFITGLSVVIVPLLATVLLRRPPGRSAIVGIAAATVGLGFLSLNKDLSVQAGDLWVLACAVAFALHIVSVSHFSPHTDPIRLSVVQIAAVAPIATIAAFSFETPSLNLPAATWGAIALTGVAATALAFGIQVYVQRFTTSTHTALLFSLEPVFAALFGWWWAHESLGAKELLGCGLILAGMLVAELGDTDATDTVPEPLADLALTSSD; from the coding sequence ATGAAACGCTGGCAGGCCGATCTCGCCCTGGCATTTGTCGCACTGATCTGGGGATCGACGTTCGTCATCGTAAAAAACGCGCTCGACACAGTCGGGCCGCTGACCTACGTCGCATGGCGCTTCTGGCTGGCCTCGATCCTGCTGGTGGCGCTGTTTTCGCGCCGCTTGCGCGGCATCCGCCGCGAGGAGATCCTGGCGGGCGGGCTGATCGGCGTATGGCTCGCGCTCGGCTACCTCTTCCAGACGGTCGGCCTGAAGACCACCACCAGCGCCAAGGCCGGGTTCATCACCGGGCTGAGCGTCGTGATCGTGCCGCTGCTGGCGACGGTGCTGCTGCGCCGCCCGCCGGGTCGCAGCGCGATCGTGGGCATCGCCGCTGCGACGGTTGGCCTCGGCTTCCTATCGCTCAACAAAGATTTGAGCGTGCAGGCGGGTGACCTGTGGGTACTGGCCTGCGCGGTCGCTTTTGCGCTGCATATCGTCTCGGTCTCGCACTTCTCGCCGCACACCGATCCGATCCGGCTGTCCGTCGTGCAGATCGCCGCCGTCGCGCCTATCGCCACGATTGCCGCGTTCAGCTTCGAGACGCCCAGCCTCAATCTGCCCGCCGCCACCTGGGGCGCGATTGCACTGACCGGCGTCGCCGCGACGGCGCTGGCGTTCGGCATTCAGGTCTACGTGCAGCGCTTCACGACCTCGACGCACACCGCGCTGCTGTTCAGCCTGGAGCCGGTCTTCGCCGCGTTGTTCGGCTGGTGGTGGGCGCACGAGTCACTCGGCGCGAAGGAGCTGCTCGGCTGCGGGCTGATCCTGGCCGGGATGCTCGTCGCAGAATTGGGCGACACGGATGCCACCGACACCGTACCGGAGCCGCTGGCGGATCTCGCGCTCACGTCGAGTGATTAA